A single region of the Gloeocapsa sp. PCC 73106 genome encodes:
- a CDS encoding Swt1 family HEPN domain-containing protein — MSISNRERVGRALECLQSGLYPFVAREMKATYGQQWVNVAINCLPENYTQRKSGEEVIKNDVSALLIVMWENWNDVFKKILGKSDRSLVSELREIRNAWAHNDPFSFDDAYRCFDSVSRLLTSVAGDTEVVDKQKQEILRIRFEEQAKRESRRSAVAPTQGQPQLGLKPWREIVTPHPDVASGRYQQAEFAADLWQVYLDEGSDEYRLPNEFFRRTYLTEGLKQLLTNALLRLNGQGGDPVIELQTNFGGGKTHALLALYHFCFGLQGKDLPGLEPIFQATGINEPPQNVNTVVIVGQKIPPGEVTVKADGTRVHTLWGEIAWQLGGKEGYEMLRAADETATNPGDKLKLLFNRYAPCLILIDEWVTYARQLHEQPDLVGGSFDTHFTFAQTLSESAKNADRTFLVVSIPSSDIEVGGDKGKEALNRLKNSIGRVESPWRPASAEESFEIVRRRLFQNLSEPELFIARDAVIKAFAETYRSHPQEFPTECSESKYERRLTEAYPIHPELFDRLYSDWSSLDKFQRTRGVLRLMSKVIHCLWERQDQNLIILPSHIPMDDPQVQSEMTRYLDDHWRPIIEKDVDGPNSLALEQDRLNPTFGRYSASRRVTRTIYLGSAPIIGAANRGLEELRIKLGCVQPGESSSIFVDALRRLSDRATYLYVDGNRYWISTQPNVTRTALDRARQYEEEGYQIEAEIIRRLKLDKARGDFNAVYIAPESSADIPDDPYIGVRLVVLNALCPYHKGASESPALSAATEMISQRGTGPRYYKNTLIFLTCDQTHLENLQKNVAQYLAWDSIVADKDVLNLDFAQTKQATSKQEDCHKVVDIILQNAYRWILIPSQPDPQGPIIWSDSLLSNVNESPILKTSRKLLNDELIVKSYAGTRLREEVLDPYLWRDLNHIDLQRLWEYVAQYLYLPRLKNPAVLLETVKNSINSTLILDNFAYAQAWDEEKECYLGLKVSQLVNPVIDSQNLIVKSEVAMTQLEAEEKIVREIKQDTINTPPASTTPKVVKNPPRRFYGSVEVDPLRLNRDAPAIANEILQHLNSLSGAKVKVTIEIEAEVTEGVPDDVVRTVTENCNTLKFKSQGFEDE; from the coding sequence ATGAGTATCAGTAATCGAGAAAGAGTTGGACGAGCGTTAGAGTGCTTACAATCGGGATTATATCCCTTTGTAGCGAGAGAAATGAAAGCCACTTATGGTCAGCAATGGGTCAATGTAGCTATAAACTGTCTTCCTGAGAATTATACCCAGCGCAAAAGCGGGGAAGAAGTAATAAAAAACGACGTATCCGCTCTACTGATCGTAATGTGGGAAAATTGGAATGATGTATTTAAGAAAATATTAGGTAAAAGCGATCGCTCTCTGGTGAGCGAACTGAGAGAGATCCGTAACGCGTGGGCTCACAACGATCCCTTTTCCTTTGACGATGCGTATAGATGCTTTGATAGTGTATCACGTCTACTGACCTCCGTAGCAGGCGATACAGAAGTCGTAGACAAGCAGAAACAAGAAATTCTGAGAATTCGCTTTGAAGAACAAGCCAAGCGCGAGTCGCGTCGTTCCGCTGTCGCACCCACCCAGGGACAACCCCAATTAGGTTTAAAACCCTGGCGAGAAATAGTCACACCTCATCCTGATGTAGCTTCTGGACGTTATCAACAAGCCGAATTTGCCGCAGATCTTTGGCAAGTATACCTGGATGAAGGTTCCGATGAATACCGTCTACCCAACGAATTTTTCCGCCGTACCTACCTTACCGAAGGACTCAAGCAACTTTTAACCAACGCGCTACTGCGTTTAAACGGTCAAGGAGGAGACCCGGTTATTGAACTACAGACCAACTTTGGAGGTGGTAAAACCCACGCACTGCTGGCTTTGTATCATTTTTGCTTCGGTTTACAAGGGAAAGATCTTCCCGGATTAGAACCAATATTTCAAGCCACGGGTATCAATGAACCCCCTCAAAACGTCAATACAGTGGTGATTGTGGGTCAGAAAATCCCCCCAGGTGAGGTAACGGTTAAAGCCGATGGAACGCGAGTACACACCCTCTGGGGCGAAATCGCCTGGCAATTGGGAGGAAAAGAAGGTTACGAAATGCTGCGCGCTGCAGATGAAACGGCTACTAACCCCGGAGATAAGCTTAAGCTCCTGTTTAATCGCTATGCTCCCTGTTTAATTCTCATCGACGAATGGGTAACTTACGCGCGCCAACTCCACGAACAACCAGACTTAGTCGGAGGTAGTTTCGACACCCACTTTACCTTTGCCCAAACTTTGAGCGAATCAGCCAAAAATGCCGATCGCACTTTTTTAGTAGTGAGTATTCCCTCTTCAGATATCGAAGTAGGAGGAGACAAAGGTAAAGAAGCCCTTAATCGTCTTAAAAATTCCATTGGACGGGTAGAATCGCCTTGGCGTCCCGCTAGCGCCGAAGAAAGCTTTGAAATTGTACGTCGTCGTCTCTTTCAAAACCTGAGTGAACCAGAATTATTCATCGCTCGAGACGCAGTAATTAAGGCTTTTGCTGAAACCTATCGTAGCCACCCCCAGGAATTCCCCACAGAATGCAGTGAGAGTAAATACGAACGCCGTTTAACAGAAGCTTATCCCATTCATCCGGAACTATTTGACCGTCTCTATTCCGATTGGTCCAGTTTAGACAAGTTTCAACGCACCCGCGGTGTATTGCGTTTAATGTCTAAAGTGATTCATTGCCTCTGGGAACGACAAGACCAAAACTTAATCATTCTCCCCTCCCACATCCCCATGGACGACCCTCAGGTACAATCGGAAATGACGCGTTATTTAGACGATCACTGGCGTCCGATTATCGAAAAAGACGTAGATGGACCCAATTCCCTAGCTTTAGAACAAGATCGCCTTAACCCCACTTTCGGTCGCTATTCGGCCTCGCGTCGAGTCACCCGCACGATTTACTTGGGCTCTGCGCCCATCATAGGTGCTGCCAACCGCGGACTAGAAGAACTACGCATTAAACTAGGTTGTGTTCAACCGGGGGAGAGTTCCTCTATCTTTGTGGACGCACTACGTCGACTGAGCGATCGCGCGACCTATCTCTATGTAGATGGTAACCGTTATTGGATCTCTACCCAGCCTAACGTCACTCGGACGGCTTTAGATCGAGCTAGACAATACGAAGAAGAAGGTTATCAAATCGAAGCTGAAATCATCCGTCGTCTCAAGCTAGATAAAGCACGTGGGGATTTTAACGCTGTATATATCGCTCCTGAATCTAGTGCTGATATTCCCGATGACCCCTATATAGGGGTACGTTTGGTAGTTCTCAATGCGCTTTGTCCCTATCATAAAGGCGCTTCAGAAAGCCCAGCTTTATCAGCAGCAACGGAGATGATTTCCCAGCGTGGCACAGGTCCTCGCTATTATAAAAATACCCTCATTTTTCTTACCTGCGATCAAACCCATTTAGAGAATCTTCAGAAAAACGTCGCTCAGTATTTAGCTTGGGATTCCATTGTCGCCGATAAAGACGTCTTGAACCTCGATTTTGCTCAAACCAAACAAGCGACGAGTAAACAGGAGGATTGTCATAAGGTCGTCGATATTATCCTTCAAAACGCCTACCGTTGGATACTGATTCCCTCTCAACCCGATCCACAAGGACCAATTATCTGGAGTGATTCCCTTTTATCTAACGTCAATGAATCTCCTATTCTCAAAACTAGTCGCAAATTACTCAATGATGAACTCATCGTCAAAAGTTATGCGGGTACGCGTCTGCGAGAAGAAGTACTCGATCCCTATTTATGGCGAGATCTTAATCATATTGACCTTCAACGTCTGTGGGAATATGTCGCTCAATACCTCTATTTACCCCGTCTCAAAAACCCCGCTGTACTCCTAGAAACGGTCAAAAATTCCATAAATTCTACCCTGATTCTCGATAACTTCGCCTATGCTCAAGCTTGGGACGAAGAAAAAGAGTGCTACCTAGGTTTAAAGGTCTCTCAACTCGTTAATCCCGTCATTGATAGTCAGAATCTGATCGTTAAATCGGAAGTAGCTATGACTCAATTGGAAGCAGAAGAAAAGATAGTTCGGGAAATTAAACAAGATACTATCAATACTCCTCCAGCTTCTACTACCCCCAAAGTAGTCAAAAACCCACCCCGTCGCTTCTATGGTAGCGTGGAAGTCGACCCCCTGCGTCTTAATCGCGATGCACCTGCGATCGCTAATGAGATTCTCCAACACCTGAACAGTCTCAGCGGTGCTAAGGTCAAAGTCACCATAGAAATCGAAGCCGAAGTAACCGAAGGTGTCCCCGACGATGTTGTCCGAACCGTTACCGAAAACTGTAATACTCTTAAATTTAAGTCTCAGGGTTTTGAGGATGAATGA
- a CDS encoding DUF4388 domain-containing protein, with protein sequence MNQSQLEQSTQLIKEFVASKQTQLFHDLKKSQFTGELWFQSSQQAWVFYFYLGRVLYATGGVHPLRRLRRHVYLFFSEHIPHLMEQISSAIAKPINVCWEYDLLCSWLDEDLTNREKLIKMIKTQIAEILFDLTQVKQITYHLKPKKLNPTKSVLIDPNQVVVEAWKKWQDWQGAQIADRSPNSAPIVTQQEQLRLCTSAKTYQALNQLLKDKLTLRELAIQTEQDILQLTRLLIPCIQQGLIELRDIPDLVIPNPKKVVKSDNPLIVSIFNHDLFRQYLDPLLKESGYYYLNLDDGLDSRNHLISLKPDLMLVEWQIIKNSGPQGIIDWQLLQGLMKISVIVFVQKLGFLEEIQAKTTGCGQVVSLSINKDSFLNLMKQHLR encoded by the coding sequence ATGAATCAATCTCAGTTAGAACAATCAACCCAGCTAATTAAAGAGTTTGTCGCGTCTAAACAAACCCAATTATTTCATGATTTAAAAAAGTCTCAATTCACGGGTGAACTCTGGTTCCAATCTAGTCAACAAGCATGGGTGTTTTATTTTTACCTAGGGCGCGTTTTATACGCTACTGGAGGTGTACATCCTCTGAGAAGATTGAGAAGACACGTTTATCTATTTTTTTCTGAACATATTCCTCATTTAATGGAACAAATAAGCAGTGCTATTGCTAAACCCATTAACGTTTGTTGGGAGTATGACTTATTGTGTTCATGGTTAGACGAAGATTTAACTAATCGAGAAAAATTGATTAAGATGATCAAAACTCAAATCGCTGAGATTTTGTTTGATCTTACTCAAGTTAAACAAATAACTTACCATCTTAAACCTAAAAAATTAAACCCGACTAAATCTGTTCTCATTGATCCCAATCAAGTGGTAGTGGAAGCTTGGAAAAAGTGGCAAGATTGGCAAGGTGCTCAAATCGCCGATCGCTCTCCTAATTCTGCACCAATAGTGACTCAACAGGAACAATTGCGTCTATGTACCTCAGCCAAAACCTATCAAGCGTTAAATCAATTACTCAAGGATAAACTAACTCTAAGAGAATTAGCGATTCAAACAGAACAAGATATATTGCAATTAACGCGTTTATTGATTCCCTGCATTCAACAGGGTTTAATTGAATTGAGAGATATCCCTGATTTAGTTATACCCAATCCCAAAAAAGTAGTTAAATCTGACAATCCTCTGATTGTTAGTATCTTTAATCATGACTTGTTTCGCCAATATTTAGATCCTCTACTCAAAGAATCAGGCTATTATTATCTTAATCTTGATGATGGACTTGATTCTAGAAATCATTTAATATCATTAAAACCGGATTTAATGTTAGTTGAATGGCAGATTATTAAAAATTCAGGTCCTCAGGGTATTATTGATTGGCAACTACTCCAAGGTTTAATGAAAATATCGGTAATTGTTTTTGTGCAAAAACTAGGATTTTTAGAGGAAATACAAGCTAAAACCACCGGATGCGGTCAGGTAGTTTCTCTATCTATAAATAAAGATAGTTTTCTTAATCTCATGAAACAGCATCTGAGGTAA
- a CDS encoding DUF1350 family protein, which yields MDWQEISGSWVWLPQQPIGIIHFLGGAFVASAPQLTYRWLLTEIGKAGYAIVATPFVNTFDHLTIARSVLNRFETIVAQLQSKKLLPQGYLPIYGVGHSMGCKLHLLIGSLFSIDRAGNILISYNNFPARRAIPLVEQLDVNQTLNFEFTPSPQETNELVLNNYLVRRNLLIRFNNDDIDQSLNLNPLLQQRFAQLICLLILPGNHLTPLGQEITWQTGEFFTPLDAFGQWFKQGLSQDSYRLKQEILRWLNPVISSR from the coding sequence ATGGATTGGCAAGAAATTTCCGGAAGTTGGGTCTGGTTACCGCAGCAACCCATCGGTATTATCCATTTTTTGGGGGGTGCTTTCGTGGCTTCTGCTCCCCAATTGACTTATCGTTGGTTGCTCACCGAAATAGGCAAAGCAGGATACGCGATCGTTGCTACCCCATTTGTTAACACATTTGATCATCTCACCATTGCTCGTAGCGTTCTCAATCGCTTTGAAACTATAGTAGCACAACTGCAAAGTAAAAAACTACTTCCTCAAGGCTATCTCCCTATTTATGGTGTTGGTCATAGTATGGGGTGTAAGTTGCATCTACTCATTGGTAGTCTTTTCTCTATCGATAGAGCGGGTAATATCTTGATTTCTTATAACAATTTTCCAGCTCGTCGGGCTATTCCCCTGGTTGAACAGTTAGACGTCAATCAAACTCTCAATTTTGAGTTTACCCCTTCTCCCCAAGAAACCAATGAGTTAGTCCTCAATAACTATCTCGTGCGTCGTAATCTGTTAATTCGTTTTAATAACGATGATATTGACCAAAGCTTAAATTTAAATCCTCTTTTACAACAACGCTTTGCTCAGTTAATTTGTCTGTTAATTTTACCGGGAAATCATCTGACACCTTTAGGACAAGAAATAACTTGGCAAACTGGTGAGTTTTTTACTCCTCTAGATGCTTTCGGTCAATGGTTTAAACAAGGATTATCTCAAGATTCCTATAGACTTAAACAGGAAATTTTACGTTGGTTAAATCCAGTCATAAGTTCTCGATAA
- a CDS encoding peptide chain release factor 3 produces the protein MSPETELEQAVEQRRNFAIISHPDAGKTTLTEKLLLYGGAIHEAGAVKARREQRKVTSDWMEMEQQRGISITSTVLQFDYRGFQINLLDTPGHQDFSEDTYRTLAAADNAVMLIDAAKGLEPQTRKLFEVCQMRSLPIFTFVNKLDRPGREPLELLDEIEQELGLATYAMNWPIGMGDRFKGVFDRNLGEINLFERRGHGSQQAAETIIQLGDPQIEHLLEAELYYQLKEELEILTEIAPAWDLERVHQGKMTPVFFGSAMTNFGVQLFLDSFLEHALKPSSRKSSLGVVNPDYPNFTGFVFKLQANMDPKHRDRVAFIRVCTGKFEKDMTVSHARTGKSVRLSRPQKLFAQGRDSLEEAFPGDIIGLNNPGVFAIGDTIYQGQKLEYEGIPCFSPELFAYLKNPNPSKFKSFQKGVKELQEEGAIQIMYSADDFKKDPILAAVGQLQFEVVQFRLLNEYGVETTLEPLLYNLARWVGNGWQGLEKTGKIFNTMTVKDNWGRPVILFKNQWNLQQAMGDHPNLKLSSIAPVGSGIQPD, from the coding sequence ATGTCCCCAGAAACTGAATTAGAGCAAGCAGTAGAACAAAGACGTAATTTTGCTATTATTTCCCACCCTGACGCCGGGAAAACAACTTTAACTGAAAAACTGTTACTCTATGGGGGAGCGATTCACGAAGCAGGGGCGGTCAAAGCTCGTAGAGAACAACGGAAAGTAACTTCAGATTGGATGGAGATGGAACAGCAACGGGGTATTTCGATTACCTCTACCGTTTTGCAATTTGATTATAGAGGTTTTCAAATAAATTTGTTGGATACACCGGGACACCAAGACTTTAGTGAAGATACCTATAGAACCTTAGCAGCCGCGGATAATGCGGTAATGTTGATAGACGCAGCTAAGGGGTTAGAGCCTCAGACGCGGAAATTGTTTGAAGTCTGTCAGATGCGATCGCTGCCAATTTTTACCTTTGTCAACAAACTCGATCGCCCGGGTAGAGAACCCCTAGAATTACTCGATGAAATCGAACAAGAATTAGGTTTAGCCACCTACGCGATGAACTGGCCGATTGGGATGGGCGATCGCTTTAAAGGAGTATTCGACCGTAACTTAGGAGAAATAAACCTGTTTGAGCGTCGTGGACACGGTAGCCAACAAGCCGCCGAGACGATTATCCAACTCGGTGATCCGCAAATTGAACATCTTTTAGAAGCCGAATTATACTATCAACTCAAAGAAGAGTTAGAAATACTCACCGAAATCGCCCCTGCTTGGGACTTAGAGAGGGTACACCAGGGCAAAATGACCCCTGTATTTTTCGGTAGTGCTATGACTAATTTTGGGGTCCAACTGTTTCTAGATAGTTTCTTAGAACACGCCCTTAAACCTAGTTCCAGGAAATCTTCCCTAGGTGTAGTTAATCCCGATTACCCCAATTTTACTGGATTTGTGTTTAAACTGCAGGCGAATATGGACCCCAAACATCGCGATAGAGTCGCTTTTATTCGGGTATGTACTGGCAAATTCGAGAAAGACATGACGGTAAGTCACGCGCGCACTGGTAAATCTGTGCGTCTGTCTCGCCCTCAAAAACTCTTCGCTCAAGGACGAGATTCATTAGAAGAAGCTTTTCCTGGAGATATTATCGGTTTGAATAATCCAGGAGTCTTTGCGATCGGCGACACCATCTATCAAGGGCAAAAACTAGAATACGAAGGAATTCCCTGCTTTTCCCCAGAATTATTTGCCTATTTAAAAAATCCCAACCCTTCCAAATTCAAATCCTTTCAAAAAGGCGTTAAAGAATTACAAGAAGAGGGGGCGATTCAAATCATGTATTCCGCGGATGATTTCAAAAAAGATCCGATTCTCGCCGCAGTAGGACAATTGCAATTTGAAGTTGTGCAGTTTCGTCTCCTCAATGAGTACGGTGTAGAGACTACTTTAGAACCTTTGCTCTATAATTTAGCTCGTTGGGTCGGAAACGGATGGCAAGGTTTGGAAAAAACGGGAAAAATCTTTAACACAATGACGGTTAAAGATAATTGGGGTAGACCAGTGATTCTCTTTAAAAACCAGTGGAATTTACAACAAGCGATGGGCGATCATCCTAATTTAAAATTAAGTAGTATCGCGCCGGTAGGGTCAGGGATACAGCCGGATTAA
- a CDS encoding glycerol dehydrogenase, with protein MINTTIFPGRYVQGRDARKRLSQELSRYGESGIVVCDPFVYDKLLPDFEPYLKDGIHVFIEKFGGECSDEEIDRLLDFIKQEKFNFVVGLGGGKTIDTAKALGYQAKLPVVIVPTIAASDAPCSAVSVIYTPEGGFKRYLLLPENPALVLMDTQIIAQAPLRFLIAGMGDALATWFEAESCMKKYAPNMSGDVGSISAYSLAKFCYETLLEYGLAARTACATGVVTPALEHIVEANTLLSGIGFESAGLAAAHAIHNGLTVLEPTHRYYHGEKVAYGTLTSLFLTDKSTKTIDEVYNFCETVGLPTTLADIGLTDVTDAELMKVAEASCKEGETIHNEPIPVNPEMVFSALKVADAEGKRRR; from the coding sequence ATGATAAACACCACCATTTTCCCAGGACGTTATGTTCAGGGGAGAGACGCCAGAAAGAGACTTAGTCAGGAGTTGTCGCGATACGGGGAAAGCGGAATTGTTGTCTGCGATCCTTTTGTTTATGACAAGCTTCTCCCGGATTTCGAACCTTATCTAAAAGATGGTATCCACGTTTTTATTGAGAAGTTCGGTGGCGAGTGTTCCGATGAAGAGATCGATCGCCTACTTGATTTCATTAAACAAGAAAAATTTAACTTTGTAGTAGGGTTAGGTGGTGGTAAAACTATAGATACAGCCAAAGCTTTAGGCTATCAAGCTAAGCTTCCCGTTGTCATAGTTCCCACTATTGCCGCTAGCGATGCACCCTGTAGCGCTGTTTCTGTAATTTATACCCCTGAAGGTGGGTTCAAACGCTACTTATTACTTCCTGAAAACCCCGCTCTGGTATTGATGGACACCCAAATTATCGCCCAAGCTCCCTTACGTTTTTTGATTGCAGGGATGGGTGACGCTCTGGCTACCTGGTTTGAGGCGGAATCTTGCATGAAGAAGTATGCTCCCAACATGAGTGGTGACGTGGGCTCTATCTCCGCCTATTCTTTGGCTAAGTTCTGTTATGAAACCCTTCTCGAGTATGGATTAGCCGCTAGAACAGCTTGTGCTACTGGTGTGGTCACACCCGCTTTAGAGCATATCGTTGAAGCTAACACACTCCTCAGTGGCATAGGCTTTGAGAGTGCAGGTTTAGCGGCAGCCCATGCTATTCACAACGGCTTAACCGTGCTTGAGCCTACTCATCGCTACTATCATGGTGAAAAGGTGGCTTATGGCACACTAACTTCCCTATTTCTGACGGATAAGTCTACTAAAACTATAGACGAAGTTTATAATTTTTGCGAAACAGTGGGTCTACCAACGACTTTAGCCGATATTGGACTCACCGATGTCACTGACGCAGAACTAATGAAGGTAGCTGAAGCGTCATGCAAAGAGGGCGAAACCATCCACAATGAACCTATACCAGTTAATCCGGAGATGGTATTCTCAGCTCTAAAGGTCGCAGATGCAGAGGGGAAAAGACGTCGTTAA
- a CDS encoding chromate resistance protein ChrB domain-containing protein produces the protein MSWLVFSYSLPSKSQSSPRVTLWRRLRRIGAISLKTGVYILPARDECIEAFQWLANAVQQAKGETLIIHVQQFEGLTDPEIIQLFREVRQQDYAEILQQAEAIRDDYDNARETLAKLRKRYNEIVSIDFFNCLESTTVAATLKQIEQTLLSNNSQQLITVVLAQYQNKQWVTRPRPFIDRLACAWLIRRFINPSAVIRYSLEPQPEEITFDMKDAEFGHQGNLCSFETMIHKFELTLPGLQAIAEIVHVLDLQDRPHIYPETEGIATIIRGWLLLGLSDSELEARALTVFDGLYAMLSRPI, from the coding sequence ATGAGCTGGCTCGTTTTTTCTTATTCTTTACCTTCAAAATCTCAGTCTAGTCCACGCGTGACACTTTGGCGACGATTACGTCGAATTGGAGCCATTTCCCTAAAAACAGGAGTCTATATTTTACCAGCACGAGACGAATGCATAGAAGCTTTTCAATGGTTAGCTAATGCAGTGCAACAAGCAAAGGGAGAAACACTTATTATTCATGTTCAACAGTTTGAAGGATTAACAGATCCCGAAATTATTCAACTTTTTCGTGAAGTTCGTCAACAAGACTATGCTGAAATTTTGCAACAAGCTGAAGCCATCAGAGACGACTACGACAACGCCAGAGAAACCCTTGCTAAATTGCGAAAACGATATAACGAGATTGTAAGCATTGATTTTTTTAATTGTCTGGAATCAACCACTGTAGCAGCTACCTTAAAGCAGATTGAGCAAACTCTTTTAAGCAATAATTCGCAGCAATTAATTACAGTAGTCCTCGCTCAATATCAAAACAAACAATGGGTAACTCGTCCCCGTCCTTTTATCGATCGCTTGGCTTGTGCTTGGTTAATTCGACGTTTTATCAATCCATCTGCTGTGATTCGCTACTCATTGGAACCCCAACCCGAGGAGATAACCTTTGACATGAAAGATGCTGAATTTGGTCATCAAGGCAACTTGTGTAGCTTCGAAACAATGATACATAAATTTGAGTTAACTCTGCCAGGATTACAAGCGATCGCCGAAATTGTTCATGTCCTCGATTTGCAGGATCGACCACATATCTATCCAGAGACCGAAGGTATAGCCACTATTATTCGAGGTTGGTTACTCCTAGGACTTTCCGACTCTGAACTCGAAGCACGTGCTCTAACTGTGTTTGACGGTCTCTATGCGATGCTCTCACGCCCAATTTAA
- a CDS encoding MFS transporter, translating to MKQPSSVMTSLYGIGFLARASYSLARTPVLALFAAFLGASPEMIGIVVAISTVTGIFFKMPAGVVADVVGKNRMLLISLVIFAIVPFAYLWVHSYSALLVVRFFHGFATAIFGPVAMAVVVSVAGPRRGEMLSWFSSVTITGNLIGAPLGGLLLTKLSNNGNPQLNHFHIIYAVVAVLGMTSLAMGLWVLRGHSEQSIPQEQRTLKAVWKKFGTGIREILMDRRVLLTSNMEGVQNLSVGALEAFLPIYAVQICGFSPFQAGLLWGIQIATTVISKPLMGRWSDRQGRTPLIFGGMFACAIPFALIPWFQSYSVLLLLAAIFGLGEAIVTSSAAALVADFCREGNLGSAMGTFGTIFDIGHASGPLLAGFLIGYLGGENFRLSFAIIAAILIVSALIFRIGVQESSLRPD from the coding sequence ATGAAGCAACCTTCTAGCGTAATGACGAGTTTATATGGGATTGGCTTTTTAGCAAGAGCTTCCTACTCCCTAGCTCGTACCCCGGTTTTAGCACTGTTTGCTGCTTTCCTAGGCGCCAGTCCGGAGATGATCGGTATAGTAGTAGCAATTTCTACTGTTACAGGTATTTTCTTTAAAATGCCAGCAGGGGTGGTAGCAGACGTGGTTGGCAAAAACCGAATGCTCTTAATTAGCCTAGTCATCTTTGCGATCGTGCCCTTCGCCTATTTATGGGTTCATTCTTACTCAGCTTTGCTAGTGGTGAGATTCTTCCACGGCTTTGCTACCGCAATTTTTGGTCCTGTAGCTATGGCTGTGGTAGTTAGCGTTGCTGGCCCTCGACGTGGAGAGATGCTGTCTTGGTTTTCCTCTGTTACAATTACAGGAAACTTAATTGGAGCTCCGTTGGGCGGATTACTACTAACTAAATTATCTAACAACGGAAATCCTCAATTAAATCACTTTCACATTATCTATGCCGTAGTAGCAGTATTGGGAATGACTTCCTTAGCGATGGGATTGTGGGTTTTAAGAGGACATTCAGAACAATCAATTCCACAAGAACAACGCACTCTAAAGGCAGTATGGAAAAAGTTTGGCACGGGGATCAGAGAAATTTTAATGGATCGCCGAGTACTACTGACTAGCAATATGGAAGGTGTACAAAACCTCTCTGTTGGTGCTCTAGAAGCTTTTTTACCCATTTATGCTGTACAAATTTGTGGGTTTTCACCCTTCCAAGCTGGTTTACTGTGGGGTATTCAAATTGCGACGACTGTGATCTCTAAACCTCTGATGGGTCGATGGTCGGATCGGCAAGGACGCACACCTCTGATCTTTGGAGGAATGTTTGCTTGCGCCATCCCCTTTGCTCTTATTCCCTGGTTCCAAAGCTACTCTGTACTTCTGCTTTTAGCGGCTATTTTTGGTCTGGGCGAAGCGATCGTCACTTCCTCAGCAGCAGCTTTAGTAGCCGATTTTTGTCGTGAAGGCAATCTAGGTTCAGCGATGGGAACTTTTGGAACAATCTTTGATATTGGACACGCATCAGGACCACTGTTGGCAGGATTTTTAATTGGCTATCTAGGAGGGGAAAACTTTCGTCTCTCCTTTGCTATTATTGCCGCCATTTTAATTGTTTCAGCCCTAATTTTTAGAATTGGAGTTCAAGAATCTAGTCTCAGACCAGATTAA
- a CDS encoding cupin domain-containing protein, which produces MSTQITNEIELIPIQADTSLLENPPKLTHGDIRTLEEVVQFNSRFFVRRRIFKTDSMHFNIYCIEPGQSNPLHKHSESDEICYFVQGSGDVIVGDEIAAVEAGAIVHIPKNVGHEIINTGKERMIVVLAQSPLPCAHEKVSEPPTQLRRVEF; this is translated from the coding sequence ATGTCTACTCAAATAACGAATGAAATAGAACTTATTCCTATCCAAGCCGATACCAGTCTTTTAGAAAATCCCCCCAAACTTACCCATGGGGACATTCGCACCCTTGAAGAGGTAGTTCAATTCAATTCTCGCTTCTTTGTGCGCCGACGCATTTTTAAAACTGATTCGATGCATTTTAATATCTACTGTATAGAGCCAGGACAATCAAATCCTCTACATAAACACTCTGAAAGCGATGAAATTTGTTACTTTGTTCAGGGTAGTGGGGATGTTATTGTTGGGGATGAAATTGCTGCAGTAGAAGCTGGAGCTATTGTCCACATTCCCAAAAACGTAGGACACGAAATTATTAACACCGGTAAGGAAAGAATGATTGTTGTTCTCGCCCAATCTCCTTTACCTTGTGCCCATGAAAAAGTGTCTGAACCACCGACACAGTTGCGAAGGGTTGAGTTTTGA